A region from the Chrysoperla carnea chromosome 4, inChrCarn1.1, whole genome shotgun sequence genome encodes:
- the LOC123297644 gene encoding uncharacterized protein LOC123297644, giving the protein MGAFCVFNTPEAAIPGVLDYCNVDIENELRKRYQRLYLSSQKTAKKFSLEFDSLTSFFFLNFRSNKSLLWCPTFKVATTFVHNYFQNIKHGRTFKLSNKYSDSYILNNIIKNKTNLRLIIVRDPFERLLSAYRDKFENLPAVPAVPAMFVVLVVLTAQL; this is encoded by the exons ATGGGagctttttgtgtttttaatactCCAGAAGCTGCTATTCCAGGAGTATTGGATTATTGCAAT gttgatattgaaaatgaattacGTAAACGTTATCAAAGA cTTTATTTATCGTCTCAAAAAACTGCAAAGAAATTTTCGTTAGAATTTGATTCcctaacaagttttttttttttaaattttagatcaaataaatcattattatgGTGTCCAACTTTTAAAGTAGCAACAACTTTTGTACACAACTATTTTCAGAATATAAAACATGGTCgtacttttaaattatcaaataaatattcagattcatatattttaaataatattataaag aataaaactaatttaagaTTGATAATTGTACGCGATCCATTTGAACGTTTATTATCAGCATATcgtgataaatttgaaaatc TACCTGCTGTACCTGCTGTACCTGCCATGTTTGTGGTACTTGTGGTACTCACAGCTCAACTCTAG
- the LOC123297648 gene encoding probable serine/threonine-protein kinase DDB_G0272254: protein MVFMKKYNNDIEFHSIHNETLSLNNIHTTATTTTTDNDHDNDNDNLIILKRRAICTSIIDFNTTTPSIIINDNDNIDNQTVADHNKVIMITNDNDNIDNEIMSTHDYENMCAVNINRAQYGHHGLRSWQGYTDIDIDLHDDSTIHDKRSTTNTSTWDDHDHDHDHDTCTTISSSDNDNKYDSIESIPALSSLEPINEDDEFESLSLSLSFNNTTDNGVDNNNYNKYSSSSLSTLVATIDEIRRSSTTLHHYHNDNDNVTDDRSLSLSDKYDNDNTNIVNCNSASFTLDQILFLSELRAEHEREREPLSNDNYNYHLSSIPDIVQHTRGTDHYDFF, encoded by the exons Atggtgtttatgaaaaaat ataataatgatattgaaTTCCATTCAATACATAATGAaacattatcattaaataatattcatacaaCTGCAACTACAACTACAACTGATAATGAtcatgataatgataatgataatttaataatattaaaaagacgTGCTATTTGTACATCAATTATCGATTTTAACACAACAACACCATCAATTATTAtcaatgataatgataatattgaTAATCAAACAGTTGCTGATCATAATAAAGTGATAATGATAactaatgataatgataatattgaTAATGAGATAATGTCAACGCATGATTATGAGAATATGTGTGCTGTCAATATAAATAGAGCACAGTATGGACATCATGGACTACGTTCATGGCAAGGTTACACTGACATTGACATTGATTTGCATGATGACAGCACAATACATGACAAACGTAGCACTACAAATACAAGTACATGGGATGATCATGATCATGATCATGATCATGATACATGTACAACCATTAGCAGTtctgataatgataataaatatgatagtaTTGAATCAATAC CTGCATTATCATCACTTGAACCAATTAATGAAGATGATGAATTtgaatcattatcattatcattatcatttaataatacaaCTGATAATGgtgttgataataataattataataaatattcatcatcatcattaagTACATTAGTTGCAACTATTGATGAAATAAGACGTTCATCAACAACATTACATCATTAtcataatgataatgataatgttaCAGATGATagatcattatcattatcagataaatatgataatgataatacTAATATAGTTAATTGTAATAGTGCATCATTTACATTAGatcagatattatttttatcagaatTAAGAGCTGAACATGAACGTGAACGTGAACCATTATcaaatgataattataattatcatttatcatCAATACCTGATATTGTTCAACATACAAGAGGAACAGATCATTATGATTTCTTTTAA
- the LOC123299191 gene encoding DNA-directed RNA polymerase III subunit RPC10 has protein sequence MLLFCPSCSNALIVELGSSNVLRFSCVVCPYIYNITETLTSRTYPALKEVDHILGGAEAWKNADSIDEQCPKCQHPRAYFMQIQIRSADEPMTTFYRCCNFDCSHQWRD, from the exons ATGTTGTTATTTTGTCCATCCTGTTCAAATGCATTAATCGTAGAATTAGGATCATCGAATGTGTTACGATTTTCTTGTGTGGTTTgtccttatatttataatattactgaAACTTTAACATCAAGAACGTATCCTGCATTAaag GAAGTGGATCATATATTAGGCGGTGCCGAAGCTTGGAAAAACGCGGATTCAATTGATGAACAGTGTCCTAAATGTCAACATCCTCGTgcatattttatgcaaatacaAATTCGTTCTGCGGATGAACCAATGACGACATTTTATCGTTGTTGTAATTTTGATTGCTCACATCAGTGGCGTGATTAA
- the LOC123299190 gene encoding yrdC domain-containing protein, mitochondrial — MKYPQNLYNKILNAVNLMDKRISIEHRNAVTCAVEHLQASGVISIPTDTVYGLACNALNQKAIHKLYDIKGRSEHKPLAICLGRVSDLNRWAKINHLPTNLLNSLLPGPVTLVLECTSVLDKSLKPDSGKVGIRIPDNQFVQNVLSLVNYPLALTSANASGEPSSLNVEEFESLWPYLNGIFDAGPLGFDDSQRAASTVIDLASMGSFKILRHGISSHKIIQILNAHGLHEAINSCEISKSV; from the exons atgaaatatccacaaaatttatataataaaatattaaacgcTGTAAATTTAATGGATAAACGTATCTCAATTGAGCATCGTAATGCTGTAACATGCGCTGTTGAGCATCTACAAGCAAGCGGTGTGATAAGCATTCCAACCGATACCGTTTACGGTTTAGCATGTAATGCGTTAAATCAAAAAGCGATTCATAAGTTGTACGATATTAAAGGACGTTCCGAGCATAAACCATTAGCGATTTGTTTGGGTCGAGTGAGTGACTTAAATCGATGGGCTAAAATCAATCACTTACCaacgaatttattaaattccttGTTACCCGGTCCTGTAACCTTAGTTCTAGAATGCACTTCCGTATTAGATAAATCATTAAAACCGGATAGCGGGAAAGTTGGAATTCGTATTCCAGATAATCAGTTTGTACAAaatgtattaagtttagtaaATTATCCGTTAGCGTTAACTAGCGCTAATGCAAGTGGTGAACCAAGTTCGTTAAATGTTGAAGAGTTTGAATCGTTATGGCCATATTTAAATGGGATCTTTGATGCGGGTCCATTGGGGTTTGATGATTCACAAAGGGCTGCATCCACGGTTATTGATTTAGCATCGATGGGGTCCTTTAAAATATTACGTCATGGCATCTCAAGTcacaaaattatacaaattttaaatgcgCATGGTCTTCATGAGGCCATCAAtagt tgcgaaatttcgaaatccgtgtaa
- the LOC123299189 gene encoding alpha-N-acetylgalactosaminidase has protein sequence MLKKDMILLIGLLVCVKTCYSLDNGLALTPPMGWMHWQRYRCIVDCKEYPDDCVSEQLFKKAADLIVSEGYDQLGYEYIIVDDCWLNKTRDENGRLQPDKDRFPSGMKALADYIHGKGLKFGLYEDFGTKTCAGYPGVLGHLEQDAQQFADWDVDYVKLDGCYSNITEMYDGYTQFGKYLNETGRPMVYSCSWPAYTEPLGIPGDYETLSEYCNLWRNWDDIDDNWANVSRIIDFFAENQDRFIPYAGPGHWNDPDMLIIGNFGLSDDQSELQMAIWAIMAAPLIMSNNLATVKPQHKAILQNKDVIAVNQDALGIQGRLVFKKNKLEIWTRPILPIVNNHTSYAIAFISQRFDGRPYHLNTTLQEIGLNNPNGYTFKDLYNPDKYDSSEVYKAIKVTLFPTAVVFIKATPVDNEQVPNEKLIEVKHIF, from the exons atgttgaaaaaggACATGATCCTATTAATAGGATTATTAGTTTGTGTTAAAACTTGCTACTCATTGGATAATGGTTTGGCTTTAACACCTCCCATGGGATGGATGCATTGGCAACGATATCGATGTATTGTGGATTGTAAAGAATATCCAGATGATTGTGTCAG tgaacaactatttaaaaaagCAGCCGATTTAATTGTGTCAGAAGGTTACGATCAACTTGGCtatgaatatataattgttGATGATTGTTGGTTAAATAAGACACGTGATGAAAATGGCAGATTACAACCAGACAAGGATCGATTTCCAAGTGGAATGAAGGCATTAGCTGATTAT ATCCATGGTAAAGgattaaaatttggtttgtaTGAAGATTTTGGAACGAAGACATGTGCAGGATATCCTGGTGTTTTGGGACATTTAGAACAAGATGCACAACAGTTTGCTGATTGGGATGTAGATTATGTTAAACTTGATGGCTGCTATTCTAATATTACCGAGATGTACGATG GTTATACAcaatttggtaaatatttgaatgaaaccGGACGTCCAATGGTTTATTCGTGTAGTTGGCCTGCTTATACAGAACCACTTGGAATTCCG gGTGATTATGAAACCTTATCAGAATATTGTAATTTATGGCGTAATTGGGATGATATCGATGATAATTGGGCAAATGTATCTCGTATTATTGATTTCTTTGCTGAAAATCAAGATCGTTTTATACCTTATGCTGGACCTGGACATTGGAATGATCCTGACATG ttAATTATTGGTAATTTTGGATTAAGTGATGATCAAAGTGAATTACAAATGGCGATTTGGGCCATAATGGCTGCACCATTAATTATGTCCAACAATTTGGCTACAGTAAAACCTCAACATAAagctattttacaaaataaagatGTGATTGCTGTCAATCAAGATGCATTGGGCATACAAGGACGACTTGTTTTTAAG aaaaataaacttgaaatatgGACACGTCCAATATTACCAATTGTAAATAATCATACATCGTATGCGATTGCATTCATCAGTCAACGATTTGATGGTCGTCCATACCATTTAAATACAACTCTACAAGAGATCGGTCTTAACAATCCAAATGGTTATACCTTTAAg GATCTGTACAATCCTGATAAATATGATTCGAGTGAAGTTTACAAAGCTATCAAAGTCACATTATTCCCAACag ctGTGGTTTTCATAAAAGCCACCCCAGTTGACAACGAACAAGTCCCCAACGAGAAATTAATTGaagtaaaacatattttttaa
- the LOC123297649 gene encoding transmembrane and immunoglobulin domain-containing protein 1-like → MNKTTSEQFMYGWVMASSYQQLTLSKILSIFIVIVFINLATISTLTEQTLKMNVRVRRSYDVSTTHRTSKSSGKENSNVTGKLATGGSNDRSSIFVTENSTSIMAQVGGTATLPCVVRKFSSGVVSWIRREDYHLLTVGLATYSSDGRFLVEHVRHLQNWALQIKYVQARDAGMYECQVSTHPPTSIFIHLIVTEVTAEILGSPDLHIKSGSTLKLVCKLRQSTEAPVYVFWYHEDRMINYDSAHGVSVHSDKSSSVLTIQEAKKNDNGNYTCMPSNAKPASINVHVLNATAGEQPAAMQHANSSSSSTTIHCCSFTRTQQYNKRLLLIITCPRA, encoded by the exons ATGAATAAAACAACAAGTGAACAATTTATGTATGGTTGGGTTATGGCATCTTCGTACCAACAATTGACATTATCAaagattttatctatttttattgtaattgtgTTTATTAATCTGGCAACAATATCAACATTAACAGAACAAA cgtTAAAAATGAATGTACGAGTAAGGCGAAGTTATGATGTTAGTACCACACATAGGACAAGTAAAAGTTCTGGAAAAGAGAACAGCAACGTAACAGGAAAGTTAGCGACCGGTGGTTCCAACGACAGGAGTTCTATTTTTGTAACCGAGAATAGTACATCAATTATGGCACAAGTTGGGGGCACAGCAACATTACCGTGCGTTGTTAGGAAATTTAGTTCGGGAGTT GTATCATGGATACGACGTGAAGATTATCATTTATTAACGGTAGGATTAGCTACGTACAGTAGTGATGGTAGATTCCTTGTTGAACATGTTAGACATCTACAGAATTGGGCACTTCAAATCAAGTACGTGCAAGCTCGTGATGCAGGCATGTACGAGTGTCAAGTGTCTACACATCCACCAACTAGTATCTTTATTCATCTTATTGTAACAg aAGTGACAGCTGAAATACTTGGATCACCCGATCTTCATATAAAGAGTGGTTCAACATTAAAGTTAGTATGCAAATTGCGTCAATCAACTGAAGCCCCTGTGTACGTATTTTGGTATCATGAAGATAGAATGATTAACTATGATAGCGCTCATGGTGTTTCTGTACATTCTGATAAGTCATCTAGTGTGTTAACAATTCAAGAAGCAAAGAAAAATGATAATGGCAACTATACATGTATGCCATCAAATGCAAAACCTGCTAGTATTAATGTGCATGTGTTAAATGCCACTGCAG GAGAACAACCAGCAGCCATGCAACATGCAAACAGCAGTTCATCAAGCACAACAATACATTGTTGTAGCTTTACAAGAActcaacaatataataaaagacttttattaataattacatgt CCTAGAGCATAA